A single region of the Streptomyces vilmorinianum genome encodes:
- a CDS encoding MFS transporter, translating into MKSFFRLIRELPIPVRILLLCAMARAVSFFAILAYLPIYLHDALDMNGATIGYVLGGCLIVGTVVSVYGGYLADRFVKVHFMIALDVVLTVLYGGLPLIGSPVLVIGVLLVANIASSSMSVTANALLADLLPSENRAKVFSLRYSLQNIGAAVGPFLGVWTVKAGQGGPFVLSAAVIFAALLPLLVFRRLFTGAATAQEKEAQEKAEAAQDDSESMNFREVLRVMRADRRLGLFTLGGILSIVVYGPLLTYMSQYLVTVESRDTAYQLVAYISAANAIVVISTQYVIGSRLKEKTLLRWLTWGTGAFVLGLIGMALSTEAWIIVAAIVVFTLGEVIVVPAEYMFIDNIAPENLRGSYFGAQNLVHIGVAIGPVICGFLLVHASPTAMFAALIALVIAGWWFYVLGCRAPAPATTTAVGTDAQKVNP; encoded by the coding sequence ATGAAGAGCTTCTTCCGGTTGATCCGCGAACTGCCCATCCCCGTACGGATCCTGCTGCTGTGCGCGATGGCGCGCGCGGTCAGCTTCTTCGCGATCCTGGCCTATCTGCCCATCTATCTGCACGACGCGCTCGACATGAACGGCGCGACCATCGGCTATGTGCTCGGCGGCTGCCTGATCGTCGGCACGGTCGTGAGCGTCTACGGCGGCTATCTCGCCGACCGGTTCGTGAAGGTCCACTTCATGATCGCCCTGGACGTCGTGCTCACGGTCCTGTACGGCGGGCTGCCGCTGATCGGCTCGCCCGTCCTGGTCATCGGCGTCCTGCTCGTCGCCAACATCGCCTCCTCGTCGATGAGCGTCACCGCCAACGCGCTCCTCGCCGACCTGCTGCCCTCGGAGAACCGGGCCAAGGTGTTCTCGCTGCGCTACTCGCTGCAGAACATCGGCGCCGCCGTCGGCCCGTTCCTCGGCGTCTGGACGGTCAAGGCCGGCCAGGGCGGTCCGTTCGTGCTCTCCGCCGCCGTCATCTTCGCCGCGCTGCTGCCGCTGCTGGTCTTCCGCCGGCTCTTCACCGGGGCCGCCACCGCGCAGGAGAAGGAGGCCCAGGAGAAGGCCGAGGCCGCGCAGGACGACTCCGAGTCGATGAACTTCCGCGAGGTACTGCGGGTCATGCGGGCCGACCGGCGGCTCGGGCTCTTCACCCTCGGCGGCATCCTCAGCATCGTCGTCTACGGCCCGCTGCTCACCTACATGTCGCAGTACCTGGTCACGGTCGAGTCCCGCGACACCGCCTACCAGCTCGTCGCCTACATCTCCGCCGCCAACGCGATCGTCGTCATCTCCACCCAGTACGTGATCGGCAGCAGGCTCAAGGAGAAGACGCTGCTGCGCTGGCTGACCTGGGGCACGGGGGCGTTCGTCCTCGGACTGATCGGCATGGCCCTGTCCACCGAGGCCTGGATCATCGTCGCCGCGATCGTCGTCTTCACCCTCGGCGAGGTGATCGTCGTGCCCGCCGAGTACATGTTCATCGACAACATCGCCCCCGAGAACCTGCGCGGCAGCTACTTCGGCGCCCAGAACCTCGTCCACATCGGCGTGGCCATCGGGCCGGTGATCTGCGGCTTCCTGCTCGTGCACGCCTCGCCCACCGCCATGTTCGCCGCGCTGATCGCCCTGGTGATCGCCGGCTGGTGGTTCTACGTCCTCGGCTGCCGCGCCCCCGCACCCGCCACCACCACCGCCGTCGGTACCGACGCGCAGAAAGTGAATCCGTGA
- a CDS encoding YqcI/YcgG family protein codes for MSFDQIVQKTLCPFARTSKMGPPLTVASADVERELREHRTAIADFFRTARADELDGMVITFEDETLGASLDSLTRLTKRFFETLCALYPGVYIQDSPRPDETWYAMIEGERFFVVSFAPCYPEHSPRHNHGSPHTYFLLQPASTFERNAEAIDRRRERIHRAFTAVGRPYDAPLANVENDMFKSVMPIEPIDRHIPWWEAGDGAMKKAG; via the coding sequence ATGAGCTTCGACCAGATCGTCCAGAAGACCCTCTGCCCGTTCGCCAGGACCTCGAAGATGGGCCCGCCGCTCACCGTCGCGTCGGCCGACGTCGAGCGGGAGCTGCGCGAACACCGCACCGCCATCGCGGACTTCTTCCGTACGGCCCGGGCGGACGAGCTCGACGGCATGGTGATCACCTTCGAGGACGAGACCCTCGGCGCGAGCCTGGACTCCCTGACACGGCTGACGAAGCGGTTCTTCGAGACGCTCTGCGCGCTGTACCCGGGCGTCTACATCCAGGACTCTCCCCGGCCGGACGAGACCTGGTACGCGATGATCGAGGGCGAGCGCTTCTTCGTCGTCTCCTTCGCGCCCTGCTATCCCGAGCACTCCCCGCGCCACAACCACGGCAGCCCGCACACGTACTTCCTGCTCCAGCCGGCCTCCACCTTCGAGCGGAACGCGGAGGCGATCGACAGGCGCAGGGAGCGCATCCACCGGGCGTTCACGGCGGTGGGCAGGCCGTACGACGCCCCTCTCGCCAACGTCGAGAACGACATGTTCAAGTCCGTCATGCCGATCGAGCCGATCGACCGGCACATCCCCTGGTGGGAGGCCGGGGACGGCGCGATGAAGAAGGCGGGGTAG